In Ictalurus furcatus strain D&B chromosome 23, Billie_1.0, whole genome shotgun sequence, a single window of DNA contains:
- the tmprss7 gene encoding transmembrane protease serine 7 — protein sequence MFRVANVEFIPEYRHADSSEFVSMANQIQNVVSKVYRSSSVSKLYKHTVISDLSNNDKGGVLVHFWMIFVVPRLKTPAVCEECISAILRDSVLTSLKNRSSVGFLLGLPVDFDSIFINIALRSDYTSIAAGSECVDKLYAGLPDVRVPLNVFSSWGGLSCHVKLTSAPGTVIRLTVNSMDIEPSDCIYDALTVFDALLPMRAKTLHRLCEAVRVPVSLVSTSNVMLLSFRLTQGNKSFRGFFQAVPEAECLSVSEIPAAPSEAGEMTSPFYPSLLPPLCSCTWRLQTHSTSLGVALKFQNYILSPKDLTPCEHGWWKVNEIIYCGRYVSHATIFRVPERSVEVVFRCSSRSSELPFSATYSAFNISQPCPEGHFLCATGLCVEKERRCDGLDDCQDESDEVFCSKPFKNCGSLTPLHPLYVCDGENDCPNGRDETNCTQETGCSGMWYQCSNGACILKKNAKCDGFHDCLDRSDEKDCACGQSTPVKRVMESTTPQERVVGGVNAAEGEWPWQVSLHFSGHLYCGASVITSEWLISAAHCFSKERLSDPRQWMAHLGMLTQGSAKHMAEIRRIVVHEYYNARNFDYDIALLQLRKAWPSNLAPFIQPVCLPAPSQTLTEKHRCWVTGWGYRSEQDKVLPTVLQKAEVNVLSQSECKRAYGPVSPRMLCAGVPSGERDACRGDSGGPLSCQASEGGRWFLTGIVSWGSGCGRPNFPGVYTRVAKFIYWINSHIYNS from the exons ATGTTTCGTGTTGCCAATGTAGAGTTCATACCAGAATACCGGCATGCCGACTCCAGTGAATTTGTATCCATGGCAAATCAAATACAAAATGTG GTAAGCAAAGTCTACAGATCATCATCAGTGTCGAAGCTCTACAAACACACCGTCATATCTGACCTGAG TAACAATGATAAAGGTGGTGTGCTGGTGCATTTCTGGATGATCTTCGTGGTGCCAAGGCTAAAGACTCCAgcagtgtgtgaggagtgtatCAGTGCGATCCTCAGAGACTCAGTGCTCACATCCCTTAAGAACAGATCCTCTGTGGGCTTCCTGCTGGGGCTGCCAGTAGACTTCGACTCCATCTTCATCAACA TTGCTCTTCGCTCAGATTACACATCAATCGCTGCAG GTTCTGAGTGTGTGGATAAGCTGTACGCAGGCCTCCCCGATGTGAGAGTCCCACTGAACGTTTTCTCATCCTGGGGGGGTCTGAGCTGCCACGTCAAGCTCACGTCTGCTCCGGGCACCGTCATCCGACTCACGGTGAACAGCATGGACATCGAGCCAAGTGACTGCATATACGATGCTCTCACTGTGTTCGACGCACTGCTGCCTATGAGAGCCAAAACCTTGCACAG GTTGTGTGAGGCAGTGCGGGTTCCAGTCTCTCTCGTCTCCACCTCTAACGTCATGCTGCTTTCCTTCAGACTCACGCAAGGCAACAAGAGCTTCCGAGGATTCTTCCAGGCCGTTCCTGAGGCGG AGTGCCTGAGTGTAAGTGAGATTCCAGCGGCTCCGAGTGAAGCAGGCGAAATGACCAGCCCGTTTTACCCCAGTCTTCTCCCCCCGCTGTGCTCCTGCACATGGAGGCTTCAG ACCCACAGTACTTCTCTAGGTGTGGCTCTGAAGTTTCAGAACTACATCCTGTCACCGAAAGACCTGACTCCATGTGAACACGGCTGGTGGAAGGTCAATGAGATCAT ATACTGCGGCCGCTACGTGAGTCACGCGACCATCTTCCGTGTTCCTGAGAGAAGCGTGGAGGTGGTGTTTCGCTGCAGCTCCCGCAGTTCAGAGCTGCCTTTCAGCGCCACCTACAGTGCCTTCAACATCAGCCAGC cGTGTCCTGAGGGTCACTTCTTGTGCGCCACAGGGTTGTGTGTGGAAAAGGAACGCCGCTGTGATGGCCTGGATGACTGTCAGGATGAGAGCGATGAGGTCTTCTGTT caaaaccctTTAAAAACTGCGGCAGCCTGACTCCTCTTCACCCTCTTTATGTATGCGATGGAGAGAATGATTGTCCCAATGGACGAGATGAAACCAACTGTACTCAAG AGACGGGCTGCTCTGGGATGTGGTATCAGTGCAGCAATGGAGCGTGTATCTTAAAGAAAAATGCAAAGTGTGACGGATTTCATGACTGTCTCGACCGCAGCGATGAGAAGGACTGTG CGTGTGGTCAGTCCACACCTGTGAAACGTGTGATGGAAAGCACAACTCCTCAGGAGCGAGTGGTGGGTGGAGTCAATGCTGCAGAAGGGGAGTGGCCATGGCAGGTCAGCTTGCATTTCTCAGGCCATCTGTACTGCGGCGCCTCCGTTATCACCAGCGAGTGGCTCATCTCCGCTGCACACTGCTTCAGCAAAGAGAG ACTCTCAGACCCTCGCCAGTGGATGGCTCACCTGGGCATGTTGACTCAGGGCAGTGCTAAGCACATGGCAGAGATCCGCCGCATCGTAGTGCATGAGTACTACAATGCTCGAAACTTTGACTACGACATCGCCCTGCTGCAGCTCAGAAAGGCGTGGCCCAGCAACCTGGCCCCCTTTATCCAGCCTGTGTGCCTGCCCGCGCCATCACAGACCCTCACAGAGAAACACCGCTGCTGGGTGACCGGCTGGGGCTACCGCTCCGAACAGG ATAAGGTCCTACCCACGGTGCTTCAGAAGGCTGAGGTAAACGTCCTGAGTCAGAGTGAGTGTAAGAGGGCGTACGGTCCTGTCTCTCCCCGCATGCTGTGTGCAGGAGTACCCAGTGGAGAGCGAGACGCCTGCCGA GGGGACTCCGGTGGTCCTCTGTCGTGCCAGGCGTCGGAAGGTGGACGCTGGTTTCTGACGGGAATCGTAAGCTGGGGGTCGGGCTGTGGCAGACCTAACTTTCCCGGAGTGTACACCAGGGTGGCCAAGTTCATCTACTGGATCAACAGCCACATTTACAACTCATGA